The region ATTTGTGATTCCGCAGCAggctgtaaataaataattgctgACTTTGCACTTTCCTCGGATGTAACTATAACCTACTTGCCTGTCGTTGAGCAATTAAATGTGCAGTTTCATAATGAAACGCGAGAAAGTGGTATCAATTATTTCTATCGACTTGCAAAGCGGCCAATTCTGCGATGCAATCGCATCTCGACGTTTCATCCAACTACTGCTTACTAGtcgggtgaaaaatttcaccccggAGATTTCCGGCTGCTCTATATTTACACGGAGACTGCACGCGTTCGTTCCGTACCGCGTGGAGGATCGGATCCATATTTCATTAGCCTTCGTTTTTTGTAGAGTTTAGTTGTTTTTCGGGTTTTTTTCCCCAACTATTCCCTGCACACCGGTTGCTCCGAATTAGACGCCATTAGAACCGTTTATTTCTAGGCAACGTAGGTTTCGTAGCTGATGTGCGATGCATAGCCTAGCCCATGTATACCTAAATACGACTAAACTGGGAACGCTCGTCAGTTGCATACAACTAGGTATAGGTTTCCTTGCCTTCCTGTTATCGCATCGAGTATGTATTTCTCTCCCCACAACCTTTATTACACAGTTACCGTTTGCTGCAGCAAAGACCCGAGTCGCACATTAGTATCGTAATTGTAACCAGTCATCTTCAaattgtatacaatatatgaaTTTATAGTTTAATATCTTGCCTCTTACTGCCTTGTCCCGTACGAAGAGAAACATTACAATGACTTCCAAAGGTGAAAACTGGCTGGACTTACAATCAGCGAACGCCGTAACGGTGCGACACTGCCATGGCTAATGCAGCGATGAAATTCCTCCGCGTTGTCGTTCTAGATCAGTCAAAATCCCCGCCACTTTGCCAATATGGTCTATAAATAGTCCGACATGCGTAGAGCGAGTACAACCGTTATCTCCTAGACTCAAGTATGTATGGgagaaatttatataaattgaCAAGTATCTTCGCGTCCGCAGAACTGCACGGTTTAATGCTTCCCTGAGAGGCGAGGAGCGGAGTTCACGTATATATAAGGTATTCAAAATATCCCGCCAAGAATTCATAAGTCAAGGTTGACCACGGCGTATAACTCGACAACTATCATCGATTGCACAATACATTAGCACAGAGTGTAAACGCTTACCACCTCAAGCATAACCAGCACCACCAGCAGCGGAAGCTGACGGCTGAGTAAAAGTAACGCAAAGTGGTCAAAGACGTGCACACGTCGGAAGAGCAGAGCATTTCTCCGAGCTATAACGAGGTAATCGTCAACAAACCGCAAGCGAGATGAAGAAGGTGCTTCTCGTCTCCGGTTTCCTCCTTTCAATCATCGCGGTCAGCGAAAAGAGCCGCGTCTCGGCTGCCGAGCCAATATTGTCGACGCTTCTTGGGCGAATTCGAGGCGTTGTCTCTATGGCTGAAAATGGAAGATCCTTCAACGCCTTTCTCGGCATTCCCTACGCCAGACCTCCGCTGGGCGATCTCAGGTTCACGGTGAGTATTCGCACTTTTATCGCCTGGGAAATTATCAGCAGAAACTATACTGGGAGAAAACCGCGGTGTGGAGCTCTATTCGGTGTCAGACCAACACGACCCGATATTCAATCTTCCAATTGACCACCAAAGATAGTTCCATGGTAGTCCACAACagccaatttttttcgattttaacgCTACCAAATTTTCACAGTGTACGATTATTGACACACTTTCAGCCACCCGTAACTCCGTATAGATGGTACGGGGTTTTAAACGCCACCAGAGACGGCCCGATTTGTTCTCAGAGGGACTTCCTTGGAGATCCTTCGCTACTTCTCGGTTCCGAAGACTGTTTGTACCTCAACATCTACACGCCAAAGGTTGACTTTCTATCGAGTTTTGCAATGCTGAAATCCTGACAGTGACCCCTTGACCTTCCGTTTCAGTTGCCATCCGAACGTGGCCACTACGCGCTTCCAGTGATGATATGGATTCACGGAGGATCGTGGCTCTGGTGGAGCGGCACGAGTCGGCATTTCAATCCGGCCCGTTTGATGAACAAGGATCTGATATTGATAACGATCAATTACCGTCTGGGTTGGCTCGGTATTGAACGAATTTCGGTCATCTCAATCAACCGAATGTTACAGTCACGAAACTTTTGCTAACACTGGTAATTGGCTTTCAAGGCTTTCTCAGCACGGAGGATGCCGTTGTGCCGGGAAACAACGGACTTAAGGATCAGGCAGCGGCGATAAAGTGGGTCAGCGAGAATATCGGGGCCTTTGGCGGTGATCCTCAGAGGATAACGGTAGCTGGCCAAGACACCGGAGCCGTCAGCGCGCACCTCCACATGTTTTCGCCTTTGACGAAGGGTGAAGATACCCTTTTTGATCGCTTACCGTCCCAGTGAATTTCAGGCGTGTTATTACCGTGGCTTGAAATTTCCTTCCAGACTTGATAACGTCGGTGATATCGCAGAGCGGAAGCGCCTTCGCACCCTCAGCACTTTCCTATCCAGGCGAGGCTTTGAGAAAAACTAAAAGTTTGGCAGAGGCGAACGCCTGTCCGACGGAATCGAACCCAGAAATGATAGCGTGTCTTCGGAAGCTGGACGTCGAGCAAATCACAACAAGTGACGCAATACTTTACGTAAGTGCATCAGCGATAATCGCTACTTTGACCTCATCGCTCACGGAGACGCGGGATTGATTTCTCAAGGTGTGGAACGGGCAGCCCTCGGTGCCTCTTAGAGCGGTCGTCGAGGGGACAGTGGAAGGTGCTTTCCTGGTCGAACACCCCGAGAGCACCGTGGAGAAGGGAAACCAGGCGAACATTTCGATGATGGTGGGCACCGTGCGGGACGAGGGCGCGGTGATAACGTCTCGTGAGTACGAGGAAAACACGCTTGCGAAATCGTTGATGATTTTAGGCGTCGCGTTTGGTTGGGGATGGATCTTGACCGGAGCGTCATAAACGCGACGGTAAACAAGCGGTACCAGCCGCTATCTGGCTTTGAGTGACCCGCTTTGTACGCGTAACTTGGTCCATTATCTGCTGACCCACGCTCTCGCGTAATACGCGTGTATGTTATTGTGGTGATAAACAGACTGTGGGTTAGTACCGATTCAAGGCCGACGGGTGGAATCATCGGCGATTATGTTTCTTGTacgaggagagagagagagggagggagagaacCGTCGTGGCGGTGACGACGTCTTTCGGATCTTTATGTTTCAGCGCTGATGTTCGGGACAACAACGCTGTCCGCGATCGCCGACAACTTCCGCGCCGCATTTCCTGCCATCTTTGTTTACGAAGAGTATTACTCAGAGCGGGCAAAGAACGATATTTCCGATGCCATCAAAAGCCACTACTTTGGCGACGGGAGGATATCCGCCACCTCCGTTTCCGACTTGCAAAAGGTTCCTATACCTCGTTTCTAAGACGATCCGTATCCCGCGCCTCTGGCTGTCTATCGGTTGCTGACATTCTTTTGAAACAATCTATTTCAGGCGGCCACGACGAGGTTATTCAGCCGTCCAGTAAATTGGATTGCCGAAAAACAGCGTGTCAACAACACGATATACCTTTATCAGATGAACTACAGGTATGATATGCGGAGCAGAACTAGCCAATCGCTGTTTTTATACAGTAACTTTCACCCAATCGAAAAGtgactaattgtaaattgaGGAGCGAATCAATCGGAAGAGAGTTAGCGCGTAACTAGCGGTGGCGTGGGAATCGTAATTACCATCGACGTGCACTCCCATGGCTGTAGcgcatatatataattctcGAGAATAATCAAAGCTGAGTTGTGAATGACAGAACTGAGAGGGAGATAGCCGGCTCTGCCATGCTCCGTCTCCTTTTCTCTTCGGTCATTGTAATACCGTTCGAGGACTAGCCATGCGTGGTCCACGCGTTATACAACGACACATCCATCGTAATCACATCGGGTAATTGCACCCtccttttgtttcattcacaTCCATCCGCAGAGGCAGTTTATCCTTCTCGAAAATATACGGAGCCGGGATTCTTGATATGGGAGTTTGCCACGGTGACGATTTGCTCTATTTATTCGATTTCCATTCTCTCTTCCGGCGGTCAATCGGTTCCACCGAGGAAGAACGAGTGATGAAGGAAACCATCAGCGAGCTTTGGTACAACTTTGTCGCAACTGGGTAAGCGGACACTCCACAGCTCATCGATCGTTCCTCTTAAGACTCTTCCTAACACCGACTATTTGTGGTTGACCCTTGAATTTTTCGGCAGGAAACCAACGCTGGAAATTACCGAACTTTTGCCCAACAAGTGGGAGCCGGTCGACAAAAATACCCAGGATTTGAACACCTTCGTCATCGATGGTCCCCAGAATTTCATGGTCATGCAGCGCGTTCAAAACGCCGCAAATCGCCTCGACAGTTCATTCTGGGAGGGTCTGTCGATTGCCCATAATCCGAACAAGGACGTCTTCCCGCAGGTGACCAAAACCTCCTGGACAAACTATATCAAAAACGCATTCGCAAAGCTGAAGAGAGGGGTCAAGAGGCTCTTCGGTCAATCGTAATTTTCACGCCTGGCAACTCTTAGCTTCTCACCTATTAAACCTGCTCTgcctgtataatataatacgaaTGTTACGTGTAGAActttattcgaataaaactcATTCGTGCAAATTTCTCGAGTGGATGTCACACCAAGATTCAAACTAATTCGTGCAAATTTCGATTCTGCTTCTAATCGTCCGCAGATCGATTAAGAGACGAAGAATTACCCGTTCACTGCATATCGATACCATCGATACCTACGGCGATATGTCACTGCTTTATAAGAACAGGAAACAGCACGTACACCGATGAATCACTTCCGGTCGATCTTTCATTTCGTTAATTACATCGCATGCGCTTAGAGGCTAACAAATTAAAACCAACTTATACGTGACCTgcttgtgaagaaaaaatataccgaGTTCTTCCCAACGCTTGCGTTGATACAATTATGTTACGACAGTTTCTTCACccaattgttcaattttggTAACAGGTCAATGTCCATCAAAACCAgctctaattttttccatcaaattCATGGTACTCCGAACTCTTCCTTTTTCCGAATGAGTCATTACGCGAACAAGTCGGCGTCAAATTGGTCGCAATCGGTTAAAACCGCATAAAACCGCATGATCTGTTAGAATTTTGAACCGAGCTAGATATAGCAGGATACATTATATTTGCTTACCGAACGAGGAACGGAGTTCGATAGCAGGTTTAGCATATCCCGGGTATCGTAATCCGGTGCATCTTTGGGCTGGGCTCGAATCGGTATCCGGAACCTGATGCACGCGATACGGAAAGCGCAGGGTGGATATTATACCCCGCACAATGGACCTGAAGGGTCCGCCGGGGTGTGAGGAATAGCGGTGAGGGAGGAAGGgataggggggggggggggggggggtgttcGAACAGGTAGGCCTACATTATGCGTACCTACACCTATAATGCGATGCACACATGGAGTGAGCGAtcaacctaacctaacatCCGAGCTGAGGGCCAGATGCGAGATCCGCGGGACCGGAAGAAAgcgtttttttacttttatttcccTCGTATGAAATTCGGGTCCGGGAGGCGAGGTAAAGGTGCGCGTTTCCTGTCCCGGATTCGAATTCGGGATCTTCCATCACAAGAGTATATATAAATAGTACATATCTCGAGATGCGGTATTAGATTCCTGGGGGGTTGGGGGAGGGGGCATGCATGCATACCATATCGTAGTTTCTGTTAGAACAGGAACTCGAACAATTAAACTGCACAATGGTTCGTGGCGAGTTCCTTTTCAAGATGAACAGGATGTGTCCCATGCGTACGCCTTGCCGTACTTAACGTCCTGTGCACCGCGCCTCCTTTACCCATTATCCTGCGCCTCCTTCCGCTCCCCAAAGCCGGAAGCTGCACCTCctctttctcctcctcctcatcctcctcctcctgatCAACGTGGTTCCTGACCTAGGACGAGTTTGGCGCTGGTCAATTCGTCGTCCGCTTCTCTCCGGTCCATCGCCTCGTTCCCGTGGTGGAGGTGGGATGTGGGGGGAGGAGGGAGGATGAGGAGGGAGGAGTCGCTGCACCTACGCGGCAGAATCCCATGGTCAGGAAGATGCAGCCGCCTccccctcctcatcctccACCGTCGGTGTGCCTCAGCTGCCCGACCTTCCCACGCTGCTGCTCCTCTCGCCCTCTCCGCCTCTCGCCTCGTCCCTGCAAGGTCTTTTGGCCCGCTGCAGCGCTGTAGAGGCCAAAGGGAACCCGGGAGGACCGTGCATGggcctttttttttctctctctctctttcctacAAGGAACCAAATGAAAGCCAACGGGTTACCGGGCGAGTCGCGGACGCCGCCGTCCGAgccgatgatgatgatgatgatgatgcgGCTCCCGCTCCCGATGCACCTTCCGCGGCTCTCCGCGTCAGCTGCCCGCGAAACCAGGCATGCTCCCACGCCTCGGCATCCTCCCTGCCCAATTTACACCGGCAAACACCCCCGCAGTCTCGGCTTGGGTCCGCCCTGCGTATACGAAGGATGTATCGCTCCCTGTGGTGGCGATTTTTCGGATCTGTATACCTGTATGGAACGCGGAGATGCGCAGGTGCATCTTATTCCGGGATCTCAACAGCTCTGCAGCCGGTTAATGTAATACGGAACCGCCTCTGTTCCGTGGGAATTTCATCGATGTCGAGGTGATGGAGGGGTGTGCAGTTTTACATGCTCCTCTACACGCATTGCCAGAGTCAGGGGTGGACTGGtgtcaaagaaaattataaatcacGACCCGTTGTGACTTCTGCGGGTCCTCTGACtcgatataaatataaaaatacgaGTATGAAAGTCAACTCGATAAATTCAAAGCGTCCCAAATGACCAAATCTAATTGGATCGTGGACTTTAACTCGACTTGCTAACACAAATCTGTGTCTTAGATTTGACAATTAACTTGCGGACAGACACTTATACAGATTTTCTTAATCGAATCAATTTAAACAGATTAATTCCCGTTCATTAGTTTCATTAAATGTAACGACTTTAGGTTTCTATCAAAGACATCTAATTTGTGATCCGGATTTTGACGTTAATTTCTTCCTACCATGTCCGCGTTAGACAAAATTATAATCCTATACCTAAAAAGTTGAAAAGGGTATCCCTGGTTGAGAGGGACCAAATACTCCTGATTCGAGATTTTCAAACTATCCGTAACACAATAGCCTCCTCCATCCTCACTGGGAAGGAGAGGGGGGGATGACATTTTATGTATTCGAGTTTTTATCTCAGAAATGGTGCTTGTAATATTAACAGTAACCTTGtaagcatatttttttttttttctgattgcGACATAtgaattgttattaaaaatgcCGTTCCGAGGAGAGCCGTCACTCGGGTCGAAACATGAACGCGTGTCGTTATCGTTGACCTTCGTATCCAAGATTGACCCTGTTCATCAACGTTGAGGTCGAGAATACTTCTGCAATATTTACAGAGTTATGGATAAGagcgtaaaaaaatattattttcatcattatcaccagtattatattttattcagaaaatcTGACTTTGACTTGTTgatgaattagaaaaaaaaatgaaatgaaaaatttttacggctTGTTATTTTTAACTCCAAAATAAGACATTCTATCAACTCAACGCTCTCGTATACAGGCCGGTGGCGAGGCTGGATATTaggtaaaataatatttaaaaggCAAATCTCGACATTCTATAGCTCTTCagacaactttttttcaagaCATGATCGAAAATAGTGAAAGAAtggcaaaaaatgcaaaaatctGACATAATTCGTGGCTGTAATATAAACCTAGAGcaatgaaataacaaaaaaaaagtttttgttcCATCGATTAGCTTTCGAAATATAACGACTCCTCCAGAGCGGGTAGAGAAGGTTATTGTGTTTCGAACCACTGTGCACATATTGTTACGACCTGAGAAACATTTGTGAACGGACAGTTTGTAAATCTGGTAACAGGGGCATTTGGCCCCTCTTAATTAATCAGGGATACCCTTCGTTGAATCACTTTCGACCGTACTTGCGATTTAAAAGTTCAgacgtaacaaaaaaaaaaaaagaagaaaaaaaatcactcgaaTTCGGCACGTACAGAAAGGAAgtgttaattttctttcaatattcaTCGCAGGCCTAATCACAggttatttctttttcccctGATCACGTTCAATCAACATCCGAAAATTTCTTCCTTCTTgtttttatgtaaatatttcagTGCTTCGCATcgttatacattatatactaCCAGctgtcgaacgagtcgagacGAAACGAGACTAACATTAGCATATACtgcatttgaaattcgtcagTATCCCCCCCTTACCCGGCGCCACGCGTAGCTATTTTCACGCGTAAATGCCTGTACGCGTATAATTACGACACGTACGTGTGACTGCATACGGGTTACAGGATACGGTAGGCGCAAGGTCTGCGTGGGACGATTTCTGAATGCGTTACGATACCGCGCAAGGTGCTCCGTGTCTCtaggaatatttttacttcCTCACCAGTCGCAGTCTCTGAACCCGTAAGCCGTCATCTGCTCCGTTTCGGAGTGACGTTAAAATTCCACCCTCGACCTTCGCGGCGTGGCTGCAACGCTCGTCGTTACGACCTTACGGACACCCGCAGCATCTTAAGTGTCGTCATCGTTCCTGCGGTGTCATCTAATTCACTCAAAGTACGTCACGAGGCTCGGCCTCAAAATTCATCGCGCACATTTGCGATAGAATGTACCTATCGTTAGTATTTCAGCACGGATTTGCGACGTCGCAAAAAATGCTGCGACCGTCGAGGAAAGTAAAGcattgttttcaaaaaatttcttctcttttcagtCCCAATTTGCAGCGTTTAAGATTCGAGCCCTGAAGGGCATTTTCAGAAAAGGTTCGACACACATCTTTTTCACATTCGCAGAATAATTTCAcaccacaaatttttttctttttaaccgGACAAACGGTTTATTACAGTTGAATAAATTGTCAACTATCGTGTAGATGAGAAAAgtttattcgattttattaCACTACATAttgtatttgaataaatgatgATTTACCTGTCTGATCTTCGTGAATTATTTACTCACGCTGATAgaatttgtttttactttcAGCGTACGTTACTCTAAGCTCCAGGCGATAGATTTGACGATTGTTTTAAAACCTTAACGGCAGCTGAATTCATTTACGCAAATGTCAAATATATAAGCGACTTTCTTTCTGAAAAGCGGTTGCAATTTATcggaaaaaagtataaaaattacgGAACAAGTTGGCGGCTGCAATGAAGTTTCAAACTGCTGCTTCGCTGCAACTGATGTCTTATACTCGATCATTTTAAAATGATTACGGCACAGTTGTGGGGGTATAACAAGTTTCGCGAACAACAAGAAGTAAACTGcgggaagaaaattttcatacaaatcCACCAAACGGTTGAAGGGATAATGATACATCTTTAAAAACATATGTGTTATCCTTCACCGTATAATTCTCATGCACGTGCAACAATTGTATGTTGATCGATTTCCCTCAAGTTCAATACACTCGCTCGATCAACTTTTGCGTCTcgcgtttcaaaattttcgctcGAAAATAGTCACGGAATGCTCAGATGGAATTCATTCACGCGGAAGttaattgaagaatatatctatacatatgtacatacacggttagaaaaaaaatgtcccagCAAGTCCCCCAAGCTTTTTGGGTtgatttaacaattttttagtgCATGACTCGgctatagaaaaataaaaattacaaattaaacGTTGATAtgacaaattaaatattaaaattacaaaaatttgtgtCATGTTCATCAACAGAAATATAACAAATAACAGAAATACAATGTCAATCTGCTGGGAGATTGTGTTTAGGTGAATTTTTCTAACCGTGTATGCACAATCGGGTCGTACGATAGATCATTGGACGTTTAAGACAATTTCCTGAGACAATAATAAGAGAAGACCAATTGCGTGTCTCGTGAATGAATTATCAGCACCGTGACGTATAAGTCTCAACGTAAAACGATCGTTAGATCGACGCTCTGCACACGTTATTAGATTCGTTTAGAATTGTTATTCGCCTCAGGAATCCGTGACGCGATCATGGACCCAAACTGAATGAACAATTGGTTAAACCTACCTCCAATAGTCTGCTTCCCAGAAATTAAGACGGTCATTGTCTGGACCGATCGTTATTCATACCAACGTTGCGgtatgtaattaaaaaattccttgaagtctttcttttttttctcaatcccACACCTTATCTCCGATCGCGAAAATCAAACATCATACGAATTTCCCAGTGTCGCACTGTGCGTGCAACGCCGTCGTAATGACATGAAATTTACCCCGTTTTCTCGCATCCTCCCGCAGGAGACGGCATAACGGGATTACACAAGCAGTTGGCCGCGAACAACCCACATTTTCACCCACATTCTGAATCCGCGCTACtctgctctctctctctctctctctctctctctctctccctctctctctctctccacgCTGCACCGTCAACCCTTTGTGCGAATGTCCGTGGGACCTGGACGCACCAAAAGAACCGCACCTGGCCCGCCTATCGCCTGGGACCGGGGTCTTGCCCAATTCTTGGCCTTTTGTTTTTCGAACGAATTATAAACAAGTGGCCCCGGTCTTGATGCATTTTTATTGTACAGTGTCCTTTTTTTAAGCTTCGTCGTCTTTTGTTTTAAGAACATTTTAGGATCATTCCTTCTAGCTTTTCAtgctgaaattattattttctgaaattttattttactcgttGATCAAAGAGTGTGACATTGAAGACTCGATAGTTCATGCGGGGGTTTCATCTTTGCGTGCAAGTTATACTGTTTTTAGTTCGTCGCGTGGATTTATTACATctagtatatttatattaggGTTGAATTTCGTATCGTAATTCTTATACATGGACAGCGTTGTGATAGTATAAGTTTCTTCCAGAAGGTTGAATGGACTGTTGGAAGATTGAGAAAATTAGACATTGTCTCGTTTCGTAATTTCCTTCACGCTGACCCCTGAATTACCTGATTATAGAGTGGGATTCTTTTTTCCTCCCAAGGACTTTATTACACGGAAGTCGCAGCCACGAGCAGTTTTCCAGCAGCTAAAACGTACCAGAAATTCGCGCACCGGACATTTGGCAAGATCCAAGAGAGAGTAAACAACGGCGCaaaaagaagttgaaaaacaaagCGCAAACAGCGTATTAGaaacaattaattatcgaAGTGGTATCGTGACGCAACGGGAGTCCCCAATTTCAGACGACTTTCACGGACCTCGACAGCATTCGCGCAGACGACCATGCCGAATTATATCATCCCGGGAAAGTTTCCCCTCCTCGTCGAACAGCATCATGCAATTACAACGATGCTGGATCTCGA is a window of Neodiprion pinetum isolate iyNeoPine1 chromosome 4, iyNeoPine1.2, whole genome shotgun sequence DNA encoding:
- the LOC124216381 gene encoding esterase E4-like isoform X1 — encoded protein: MKKVLLVSGFLLSIIAVSEKSRVSAAEPILSTLLGRIRGVVSMAENGRSFNAFLGIPYARPPLGDLRFTPPVTPYRWYGVLNATRDGPICSQRDFLGDPSLLLGSEDCLYLNIYTPKLPSERGHYALPVMIWIHGGSWLWWSGTSRHFNPARLMNKDLILITINYRLGWLGFLSTEDAVVPGNNGLKDQAAAIKWVSENIGAFGGDPQRITVAGQDTGAVSAHLHMFSPLTKDLITSVISQSGSAFAPSALSYPGEALRKTKSLAEANACPTESNPEMIACLRKLDVEQITTSDAILYVWNGQPSVPLRAVVEGTVEGAFLVEHPESTVEKGNQANISMMVGTVRDEGAVITSPLMFGTTTLSAIADNFRAAFPAIFVYEEYYSERAKNDISDAIKSHYFGDGRISATSVSDLQKAATTRLFSRPVNWIAEKQRVNNTIYLYQMNYRGSLSFSKIYGAGILDMGVCHGDDLLYLFDFHSLFRRSIGSTEEERVMKETISELWYNFVATGKPTLEITELLPNKWEPVDKNTQDLNTFVIDGPQNFMVMQRVQNAANRLDSSFWEGLSIAHNPNKDVFPQVTKTSWTNYIKNAFAKLKRGVKRLFGQS
- the LOC124216381 gene encoding esterase FE4-like isoform X2 is translated as MEDPSTPFSAFPTPDLRWAISGSRVRLLTHFQPPVTPYRWYGVLNATRDGPICSQRDFLGDPSLLLGSEDCLYLNIYTPKLPSERGHYALPVMIWIHGGSWLWWSGTSRHFNPARLMNKDLILITINYRLGWLGFLSTEDAVVPGNNGLKDQAAAIKWVSENIGAFGGDPQRITVAGQDTGAVSAHLHMFSPLTKDLITSVISQSGSAFAPSALSYPGEALRKTKSLAEANACPTESNPEMIACLRKLDVEQITTSDAILYVWNGQPSVPLRAVVEGTVEGAFLVEHPESTVEKGNQANISMMVGTVRDEGAVITSPLMFGTTTLSAIADNFRAAFPAIFVYEEYYSERAKNDISDAIKSHYFGDGRISATSVSDLQKAATTRLFSRPVNWIAEKQRVNNTIYLYQMNYRGSLSFSKIYGAGILDMGVCHGDDLLYLFDFHSLFRRSIGSTEEERVMKETISELWYNFVATGKPTLEITELLPNKWEPVDKNTQDLNTFVIDGPQNFMVMQRVQNAANRLDSSFWEGLSIAHNPNKDVFPQVTKTSWTNYIKNAFAKLKRGVKRLFGQS